One window of the Eucalyptus grandis isolate ANBG69807.140 chromosome 6, ASM1654582v1, whole genome shotgun sequence genome contains the following:
- the LOC104448762 gene encoding zinc-finger homeodomain protein 5, translating into MELKPQEDDVTAPVSSLGFAHFARDSRRIDNGAPVLGAAPQTLDDHPPQQRPILHPHQPHPDDDVKPEREDSNPDPVSFAFSRSSALPAPAGSKPKPSPSPSVRYRECLRNHAASVGGSVYDGCGEFMPAGEDGTAGALRCAACECHRNFHRKEVDGETLHLSTSFRRGLVPPLQLPPPPLASPYQRYSVGVVHSPMVTPMSVAFGGGGGGNESSSEDLNLFGSDHLHRHAATAPPFSKKRFRTKFTQEQKDRMMEFAERVGWRIQKQNEEEVERFCGEIGVRRQVLKVWMHNNKNNVKNKQPSEEPA; encoded by the coding sequence ATGGAGCTCAAACCCCAAGAAGATGACGTCACGGCCCCGGTCTCCTCTCTGGGCTTCGCTCACTTCGCCCGCGACTCCAGAAGGATCGACAACGGTGCACCCGTTCTCGGCGCTGCTCCTCAAACCCTAGATGATCACCCCCCGCAGCAGCGCCCCATCTTGCACCCCCACCAACCCCACCCGGACGATGACGTCAAACCCGAGCGCGAGGACTCGAATCCGGATCCGGTCTCCTTCGCCTTCTCCCGGTCCTCCGCCCTCCCGGCCCCCGCCGGATCGAAGCCGAAACCCTCGCCGTCGCCCTCCGTCCGGTACCGGGAGTGCCTCCGGAACCACGCCGCCAGCGTCGGCGGGAGCGTCTACGACGGGTGCGGCGAGTTCATGCCGGCGGGCGAGGACGGGACCGCCGGGGCCCTCAGGTGCGCCGCGTGCGAGTGCCACCGGAATTTCCACAGGAAGGAGGTCGACGGCGAGACGCTGCATCTCTCCACGAGCTTCCGGCGGGGCCTGGTCCCCCCGCTCCAGCTGCCGCCTCCGCCGCTGGCGTCCCCGTATCAGAGGTACTCGGTGGGCGTCGTCCACAGCCCCATGGTGACGCCGATGAGCGTGGccttcggcggcggcggcggggggaaCGAGTCCTCCAGCGAGGATCTGAACCTGTTCGGCTCCGATCACCTGCACCGCCACGCGGCGACGGCGCCCCCGTTCTCGAAGAAGAGGTTCCGGACGAAGTTCACGCAGGAGCAGAAGGACAGGATGATGGAGTTCGCGGAGAGGGTGGGGTGGAGGATCCAGAAGCAGAacgaggaggaggtggagaggTTCTGCGGGGAGATCGGGGTGAGGAGGCAAGTGCTCAAGGTGTGGATGCACAACAACAAGAACAACGTCAAGAACAAGCAGCCGTCCGAGGAACCGGCGTGA